aattactttattcacaataatatcatcaaatatacttggtaatatcataggctgactgacggttttcgctcagaatcgtttttctcatacaatgatattatatcattgaattcaaatttaacaccatccattacagtgatccacctgtaacctactgtacagcagagcgacatccacttacccacctttttttatttgatttttttaaattaagtagttATAGTTTAgcctaaataaattaataaattataaatcaacttgcttcaattatttaaagttaattgttatttttttgtgatgatttttgtacattgttttattttatgagcttttgtaatCCTTTTATTTTGTGAACTTTTTACTCATTGTTTTCTTTTATGAACTATTGTGAAGTTTGAAATGGGTGTGCTATAGGAGTGTAGTACACTTATAGTACACTTATACTACTACTGGGTATTCGTTTGTATCGAAAACACCGAccttatcacaatattatttatcattattattccaTCATACAAGCCTCCAAATGTTTTCGAGTGGCATTATATACAAGCtagacaatatatataatataacttacagATGTATAACATCATGGTTCCAATATATACCAGTACAGAGAAAGATCACGGCCatgtataagtaattttaagATCAATAGTTCATAGTGGTTTACATGATAAACATAAGTGGGAAAAATATTAgacatttatacaaatatagaaaccatgaaactaaaataaaataaagaaatatttggTTAAAAGTCAATACTTTTCGTAATAATGATTACTCAACGATAAAAGAAGCAACTTGTATACTAGCAATCACTACGGAAAGTAGTCTTAGAAGCTGGAGTGTTTGGAAACTAATAAATTgtcgttaaaataattgtattattattgtaaatgttaattgttatgtattaattgaagtatatttattgtattaattgaaaaatatacattgtgattaaacaaaaatattttaaattaactaatgaTTTTAACCATAGCTCATTTGCACATGTAAGTAGtgtttcaaaagtaaaaaacacttaagtatataaaatactaataacaattaaataatatacaataattagcCGTGAGGGTAaaagggtgaaaagaaaaacttgtgatggtacataaaaaaaagacataatataacgtcataaaatatactgtaaaagaaaatctaagcatttttactgtcataaaaggtgacgacagacacaagaataaaaaaataaaaaatcacacatcaatacattcatcgctccgctcagaatctaaaagaatcttttattaataggtaccattgataataaatagtatttactgATTTATATTTGCGCCTAGAGTCCAGCACATAAATCGATTTAAAGGAGTGGTTTTATCGTCGATAATCTTATaagaaaatagtaattttatgtcatcaatttcaaataaattgctGTTGAAAAATAGCATCTGTTAGCTATCACCACGTAGTGTATTTGACACTGAGCATATATAATAGTGATACGGGACTTTTGGCACACACTACACGACGAAAGTTAAACATTATAGTAAGTTTGTCGTGAACAATCATTGCATAACCGGATAACTCTACCACATTTAGACCCCACCAAATACACGATGCCACGACCACGTAACCGGCAGCCGTTTGGGTATAAAAACGATATGCACACCGAACGAAATGCCAGTCAATCAGCTATATTAACACacaaacgaatattataatcgtcattataatatcgtttatcGTACACCtgcacctataatatatacttatcgCTGCAGTagtttatatatacacacatacacacacaaatattaaatatatacactcATTCATCGAACAATTTCTAGTCGCCGCTGCAAGCGATCCACCAAAAAGCAGATTCAGAAATAACAGATATCGTATCGCATATTACATACCAAGGTACCTAGGTTaagataataacaacaatatgtTTCTGTCGTACGCCACCGTGCCCATGTTCGCTTTCATGATACTGTTGAATTTCTTCTTCATGTACTCGCCCATCGAATCGGCGATGAACGGAAAGATCTACGATACGTGCCAGAAGTGTCTGGCTGACACTTGCCACAAAAAATTGAACAGGCCGTGCATTTTCAGAAACGGCGGGTACTTTTGTTTCACGTGTGATCCCGAAAATGGCAACCAAAAGTTCTACTCCGAAGCCGAATGCAAGAGCGTGTGCAAGGGCTTCAGCAAGACATGCGTTTGTGCCGACGCGTGTTACGTGTGCATCGCAAAGGGCATCGAAAAGACTAATTTAGGGAAATGCAATATGCCAACCATTGATGAACTGGACGTAGTGTGCAAGTAAGTTCCGTACGGCACCACTAGCACGCCCGccgtgaaattataattaaaataatattatgatacttaataaacatattttcaattaggatttttgttcttaaaaaaataataccccattacataataatattatatagttttaatatacgCATTCAATCAATCACCACCGTaaagaatttaatattgttttaattgttttacttcTCATTATATTTTCGTACAATACGTATAGCCTCCCCCGCCGGGTCGCAGCGAACCGTCGTCGTTATTATTTTGACGCATGTATAGTtcgtaaactatttttaaaactatgctcccgattggtaatattattaatttatataggtcTGATTGTCAACCGTTCCCAAAAATGTGTTCGCTGGGGGGgaaaaaacaacgaaaatacaaaaatggtctaaactatattattgttattccatACTCTTTACGATTTTATCTGTTGTAtcatttgtattacctattttattatacataacatattatagttaaggTGATAAAttcttgtaatattatatattatgtaatcggTGCACTTAAATCATTCTATGTATTATTTCatcaatattaaactattattctatcacgtaatataatttgtgctttattgatttattttttaaaagctttGAGGACCGTCGTATTCGAATGTTTTATGCCAGCTAATAATTTATGCCTTGCTATTTTTTTACTAAGACTTAAAGGTAAAactgttcaattattataataaatattttgtacaaaataatatgtgtcgTATTAAAATG
This genomic window from Metopolophium dirhodum isolate CAU chromosome 1, ASM1992520v1, whole genome shotgun sequence contains:
- the LOC132937350 gene encoding uncharacterized protein LOC132937350 — protein: MFLSYATVPMFAFMILLNFFFMYSPIESAMNGKIYDTCQKCLADTCHKKLNRPCIFRNGGYFCFTCDPENGNQKFYSEAECKSVCKGFSKTCVCADACYVCIAKGIEKTNLGKCNMPTIDELDVVCK